The Rhizoctonia solani chromosome 14, complete sequence genome has a segment encoding these proteins:
- a CDS encoding chitin synthase gives MGVCFNLLWDERGPDAPAKAGELSCLRERFLSDTIYTAVGSHAIVALNPHKYVNASADSVLMQYASEYRDAERDGPPREPHIFQLSNNAYYHMRRTTQDQSIPSGETASGKSENRRLAIKSILELSVPNPGKKGSKLSQQIPAAEFVLESFGNARTLFNPNASRFGKYTELQFNDRGRICGIKTLDYYLERNRVAGAPNGERNFHIFYYLTAGASPEERQHLALTDKTTFRYLGAGQRPMAGMQPKPGMSAGGNEDWARFEQFKMAMKHVGMSKRHIAQSCQLVAAILHLGNLEFTRDRARNEDAAVVRNTDVLELTAEFLGLQPSALESVLSYRTKLVKKELCTVFLDEDGAADNRDDLAKTLYSLLFAWINETINQRLCKEDFSTFIALFDLPGIQNLPPSASRSNSLDQFCVNFANERLHRWIQHSIFEAHTEEYTAEGLAARWAPSIPYFDNSECVRVMSNKPGGLIHIMDDQARRMPRKTNQTMVEAFGKRWGNHSSFKVGAADRSGLPTFTVNHFNGPVTYSSDNFLERNSDALNPDFVSLLRGSSSEVLGGGEPSTDGSRNPFIKGLFNGRAIATQAHPRNEDTIVAAQQPQKPMRAPSTRRKGTVSRRNRMPTLGEEGENGEEGAAAAVEDSSPSGIKCIAGEFRSALETLFETLDDTQQWFVFCINPNDGQLPNQLEGRGVKAQVRSMGLPEIARKSGVVWEASMTAEEFLDRYKETVVKADVSEGEGGMDEAARIGRVRVMLGLSDGDIVMGQEKVFLSHAAFHKLENPLRAQDLEEQKRNKLREMEAEAGFEPRVADPYAPYPSPGMEPHSPYYGGGNAYDQSSQHIPLVSNAQSTPLMAPQAGFMYDDDKSMGGSDGRGGDDAMSMSVGSESYAPSRQLFTAADRQPVPDKEALPGEVMSGETAEEVKTTAARRRWVALCWMLTFWVPNFMLTYVGRIKRIDVRQAWREKFAINIIIWFFCACGIFIIAVLGLLICPTEHVFSQTELQSHSSTNDPNNVYTSIRGEVFDLSNLATAHTVQIRVVPAKSILNYGGADATDLFPVQVSALCNGITGTVSPWVILDSKNQTTNVNAQYHDFRAFTNDPRADWYYESMVRMRYMYRKGFVGYQPKEISNMAQNKRAVGIIDDMVYEVTNFAPGIRVPEGEQAPAGITRDFMSQEILTMFMQNSGSDMSKLINQLGLDPDVLARQRTCLRNLFLIGKVDHRNSPQCLFATNILLALSIVMVAIIGFKFIAALHFGAPRAPEDHDRFVICQVPCYTEGEESLRRTIDSLAKLRYDDKRKLLFVICDGMIVGSGNDRPTPRIALDLLGADPNVDPEPLSFLSLGEGAKQHNMGKVWSGLYECEGHVVPYIVVAKVGKPTERSRPGNRGKRDSQMVLMHFLNKVHFNSPMNPLELELYHQIKNVIGVNPTFYEYVLMVDADTTVEPLSLNRLVSAMIHDKKVLGVCGETSITNAKQSIITMMQVYEYFISHHLAKAFESLFGSVTCLPGCFTMYRLRSPDTHKPLFIAQQVIDDYSENRVDTLHMKNLLHLGEDRYLTTLLLKHFSNYKTQFVRDAHAYTVVPDEWSVLLSQRRRWINSTIHNLAELVFLDRLCGFCCFSMRFIVFMDLISTVTQPVTVAYIVYLVYLVVGEDKPVPQLALIMLAAIYGLQALVFIFRRKWDMIGWMIFYILAIPAFSFLLPLYSFWKMDDFSWGSTRLVVGEGNKKMIVHDEGKFDPRSIPLKTWTDYENELWDKESNHSIGSWVPPSKKEIPWDAQTQSMYGRETLFDQPMSRAYSPAPSQGGMYMPAHHGNSGSGGRGTPVGGRPYAQTTMSRPGTNYLDMPTHMFSGDGPSDAEIEKAIQDILSSADMSQVTKRSVRTQLENGFGVN, from the exons ATGGGAG TTTGCTTCAATCTTCTCTGGGATGAGCGGGGGCCTGACGCACCAGCAAAAGCTGGAGAGC TGTCGTGTTTGCGAGAACGCTTTCTTTCAGACACGATCTACACCGCTGTGGGATCCCATGCCATCGTAGCCCTCAACCCTCACAAGTATGTCAACGCGTCGGCGGACTCTGTGCTCATGCAGTATGCCTCTGAGTACCGCGATGCCGAACGAGATGGGCCACCGCGCGAGCCGCACATTTTCCAACTCTCAAACAATGCCTACTACCACATGCGTCGCACTACCCAAGATCAGAGCATA CCCAGCGGCGAGACAGCAAGTGGAAAGTCTGAAAATAGGCGGTTGGCAATCAAGTCGATCCTCGAGCTGAGTGTGCCCAATCCCGGAAAAAAAGGCTCCAAGTTGTCTCAGCAAATTCCGGCGGCCGAGTTTGTGCTCGAGTCGTTTGGTAACGCACGCACGCTTTTTAACCCAAACGCTTCCCGATTCGGAAAGTACACGGAGCTCCAATTCAATGACCGCGGGAGGATCTGCGGTATCAAGACACTTGACTACTACCTTGAACGGAACCGGGTCGCTGGTGCCCCGAATGGCGAACGTAATTTCCACATTTTTTACTACCTTACAGCCGGTGCCAGCCCCGAAGAACGACAACACTTGGCGCTCACCGATAAAACTACCTTCCGCTATCTTGGCGCTGGCCAGCGGCCCATGGCAGGTATGCAGCCCAAGCCCGGTATGAGCGCCGGTGGCAACGAGGACTGGGCTCGATTTGAACAGTTCAAAATGGCGATGAAGCATGTTGGCATGTCCAAGCGACACATTGCCCAGTCATGCCAGCTCGTGGCTGCCATTCTTCACCTTGGAAATCTCGAATTTACCCGCGATCGTGCTCGGAATGAAGACGCTGCCGTGGTGCGCAACACAGATGTTCTCGAACTTACCGCCGAGTTTTTGGGCTTGCAACCAAGTGCTCTCGAGTCGGTCCTTTCGTATCGTACCAAGTTAGTGAAGAAGGAACTCTGCACAGTATTTTTGGATGAAGACGGCGCGGCGGACAATCGTGATGATCTTGCCAAGACTCTTTATTCCTTGCTCTTTGCTTGGATCAACGAAACCATCAATCAGCGCCTATGCAAGGAGGACTTTAGCACGTTTATTGCACTCTTTGATCTGCCGGGAATCCAAAACCTTCCTCCCTCGGCTTCGCGTTCTAACTCTCTCGATCAATTCTGCGTCAACTTTGCCAATGAACGCTTGCACCGATGGATCCAACACTCTATTTTCGAGGCTCACACCGAAGAATACACTGCCGAGGGCCTCGCCGCCCGCTGGGCTCCTTCAATCCCCTACTTTGACAACAGCGAGTGTGTCCGAGTCATGAGCAACAAGCCTGGTGGTCTTATCCACATCATGGACGATCAAGCCCGACGTATGCCTCGCAAAACGAACCAGACCATGGTCGAAGCTTTCGGTAAACGATGGGGCAATCACTCGAGCTTCAAGGTCGGAGCCGCAGACCGAAGCGGGCTTCCCACCTTTACCGTCAACCACTTCAACGGCCCCGTGACCTACTCTTCTGATAACTTCCTCGAGCGCAACTCGGATGCATTGAATCCCGACTTTGTCAGTCTTTTGCGAGGCAGCAGTAGTGAAGTCTTAGGCGGTGGTGAACCCTCTACCGACGGGAGCCGAAACCCGTTCATTAAGGGTCTTTTCAATGGGCGCGCGATCGCTACCCAAGCGCATCCTCGTAACGAAGATACCATCGTCGCTGCTCAACAGCCTCAGAAGCCTATGCGTGCTCCTTCTACCAGGCGCAAGGGTACCGTCTCCCGACGCAACCGTATGCCAACACTCGGCGAGGAAGGAGAAAATGGCGAAGAAGGTGCTGCTGCCGCCGTCGAAGATAGTTCCCCCTCGGGAATCAAATGCATCGCCGGCGAGTTCCGAAGTGCATTGGAAACTCTTTTCGAAACGCTCGACGATACCCAACAGTGGTTCGTTTTCTGTATTAATCCTAACGATGGTCAACTTCCAAACCAACTTGAGGGACGAGGGGTCAAAGCCCAAGTACGAAGCATGGGTTTACCTGAAATTGCGCGCAAGAGTGGGGTAGTTTGGGAAGCGAGCATGACAGCCGAAGAATTCTTGGATAGGTACAAGGAGACAGTCGTCAAGGCCGACGTAAGCGAAGGTGAAGGAGGAATGGATGAAGCGGCTAGGATCGGAAGAGTACGGGTGATGTTGGGTCTTTCAGATGGTGATATTGTGATGGGACAGGAAAAA GTGTTTTTGAGCCATGCAGCATTCCACAAGCTCGAGAATCCGCTTCGAGCACAAGACTTGGAGGAGCAAAAGCGCAACAAACTACGAGAAATGGAGGCTGAAGCTGGCTTCGAGCCTCGGGTTGCTGACCCCTACGCGCCGTACCCATCCCCTGGTATGGAGCCTCATTCCCCGTATTATGGAGGTGGCAACGCGTACGATCAATCGAGCCAACACATCCCGCTTGTCAGCAACGCCCAATCTACCCCCCTCATGGCACCTCAAGCTGGCTTCATGTACGACGATGATAAATCTATGGGCGGTAGCGATGGACGTGGTGGGGATGACGCTATGTCTATGTCCGTTGGAAGCGAATCCTATGCGCCTAGCCGTCAACTCTTTACCGCCGCGGACCGGCAACCTGTCCCCGATAAGGAAGCACTGCCTGGAGAGGTTATGAGCGGTGAAACGGCCGAAGAAGTCAAGACGACTGCAGCACGCCGAAGATGGGTTGCTCTTTGCTGGATGCTCACTTTCTGGGTTCCCAACTTCATGTTGACCTACGTTGGCCGAATCAAGCGCATCGACGTTCGTCAAGCTTGGCGCGAAAAGTTTGCAATCAACATAATCATCTGGTTCTTTTGCGCTTGCGGTATTTTCATCATTGCGGTCCTTGGTCTCTTGATTTGCCCCACCGAACACGTGTTTAGTCAGACCGAGCTGCAGAGCCACTCGAGCACCAACGATCCAAATAATGTCTACACTTCGATCCGAGGCGAGGTTTTCGATTTATCGAACTTGGCGACTGCGCACACAGTTCAGATTAGGGTTGTTCCAGCTAAATCTATACTGAACTATGGTGGGGCTGACGCGACCGATTTGTTCCCGGTTCAA GTTAGCGCCTTGTGCAACGGCATAACGGGAACGGTCAGCCCCTGGGTTATTCTCGACTCTAAGAACCAGACCACGAACGTCAACGCCCAATATCATGACTTCCGGGCCTTTACAAACGATCCTCGCGCTGATTGGTACTATGAGAGCATGGTTCGGATGCGATACATGTATCGCAAGGGCTTTGTGGGCTACCAACCCAAGGAAATCTCGAACATGGCCCAGAACAAGAGGGCGGTTGGTATCATCGATGATATGGTCTACGAAGTGACCAATTTTGCACCTGGTATTCGTGTACCGGAAGGCGAACAGGCTCCTGCCGGTATCACCCGCGACTTCATGTCACAAGAAATTCTCACTATGTTCATGCAGAACTCTGGTTCGGATATGTCTAAATTGATCAATCAACTCGGACTGGACCCAGATGTGCTGGCTCGTCAGCGAACCTGTCTTCGTAACTTGTTCCTTATCGGCAAGGTCGACCATCGTAACTCTCCTCAATGCCTGTTTGCCACTAACATCTTACTGGCGCTCTCGATTGTCATGGTTGCCATTATCGGGTTCAAGTTTATTGCTGCATTGCATTTCGGTGCCCCTCGTGCACCTGAAGATCACGACCGCTTCGTCATCTGCCAAGTGCCTTGTTATACTGAGGGTGAAGAATCGCTCCGTCGCACAATTGACTCATTGGCCAAGCTTCGTTACGATGATAAGCGCAAGTTGCTGTTCGTCATTTGCGACGGTATGATTGTTGGTTCCGGTAACGACCGTCCAACACCACGCATTGCTCTTGACCTGCTCGGTGCGGACCCTAACGTCGATCCGGAGCCGTTGTCGTTCTTGAGTCTGGGAGAAGGTGCCAAGCAGCACAACATGGGCAAAGTCTGGTCTGGTCTCTACGAGTGTGAAGGACACGTTGTGCCTTATATCGTCGTCGCCAAAGTCGGCAAACCTACCGAGCGTAGCAGGCCTGGTAATCGTGGAAAACGTGATTCGCAGATGGTGTTGATGCATTTCTTGAACAAG GTTCACTTCAACTCGCCAATGAACCCACTGGAACTCGAGCTTTACCATCAAATCAAGAACGTCATTGGTGTTAATCCAACGTTTTATGAATATGTTCTCATGGTTGACGCTGATACAACTGTCGAGCCCCTGTCACTTAACCGACTGGTTTCTGC TATGATTCACGACAAGAAGGTCCTGGGTGTTTGCGGAGAGACATCGATCACCAATGCAAAGCAGTCCATTATCACAATGATGCAAGTTTACGAATACTTTATCTCCCACCACTTGGCCAAAGCATTCGAGAGTTTGTTTGGCTCGGTTACTTGCTTGCCCGGCTGTTTCACAAT GTATCGCCTGCGCTCTCCTGATACTCACAAGCCGTTGTTTATTGCTCAACAGGTCATTGACGACTATTCGGAGAATCGCGTCGACACCCTGCACATGAAGAACTTGCTCCATCTTGGTGAAGATCGTTACTTGACCACGCTCCTACTCAAACACTTCTCAAACTACAAGACTCAATTTGTCCGCGATGCACATGCCTACACAGTCGTACCTGACGAGTGGTCTGTTTTGCTTTCCCAACGTCGTCGCTGGATTAATTCGACCATCCATAATTTGGCTGAGCTTGTGTTTTTGGATCGGCTTTGTGGTTTCTGTTGTTTTTCCATGCGGTTCATCGTGTTTATGGACTTGATCTCGACGGTTACTCAGCCGGTCACCGTTGCTTAT ATTGTGTATCTCGTCTACTTGGTCGTCGGCGAAGACAAGCCTGTTCCTCAGCTCGCTCTCATTATGCTTGCAGCAATTTACGGTCTACAAGCGTTGGTCTTCATCTTCCGGCGCAAGTGGGATATGATTGGCTGGATGATCTTCTATATCCTCGCTATCCCCGCTTTCTCTTTCCTGCTGCCGCTCTACTCGTTCTGGAAGATGGATGACTTCTCTTGGGGTTCTACACGTTTGGTCGTCGGTGAAGGTAACAAAAAGATGATTGTCCATGACGAGGGTAAATTCGATCCACGATCGATTCCGCTCAAGACCTGGACAGATTAT GAAAACGAACTCTGGGACAAGGAATCAAACCATTCGATCGGTTCTTGGGTACCTCCTTCAAAGAAGGAAATTCCCTGGGATGCTCAGACCCAATCCATGTACGGACGTGAAACTCTATTCGATCAGCCCATGTCCCGTGCCTACTCTCCGGCGCCGTCGCAAGGTGGTATGTACATGCCGGCGCATCATGGCAACTCCGGTTCAGGCGGACGTGGCACTCCTGTGGGTGGACGTCCATATGCACAAACGACCATGTCTCGCCCTGGAACGAACTATCTCGACATGCCCACGCACATGTTCTCCGGAGATGGCCCAAGCGACGCTGAAATAGAGAAGGCCATCCAAGACATACTTTCTAGCGCAGACATGAGCCAAGTTACCAAACGCTCGGTCCGAACGCAGCTCGAGAATGGCTTTGGTGTCAATTAA